One Nicotiana sylvestris chromosome 12, ASM39365v2, whole genome shotgun sequence genomic window carries:
- the LOC138883681 gene encoding uncharacterized protein — protein sequence MGQPQIVMPDQVQRHGVQNALPPMPNVVPNVALPADVVARLLNMLEAFVPTQGGSSAPHATLRTQAPAQTQIFGNKKVPIIQQILKFFGWDTQGIVLGCSSERVVELATYKLEDMANTWHETVLLGRPARAAPLTWDEFTKLFKNHFLPDSLMQKYARDFERLVQTPDMDVSTYNTKFYKLAIYAPYLVPTEEARVDLARNIENKGRNERAASDLRKKAKTGGAFSGGFSENRRVGNQGQQQQQGSQIGTHISSQSTYRSQYRQGAIGTGNRGRGARDRATMNQGQGNAGGVATPVGESLLAEYVYHACQIRVEDRDTLADLIVLDMIDFDMLMGMDWLSSCYAIVNCHAKIAQRLLKKGCLGLLDIVNDTRKETVSIENVSVVSEFSDVFPEDLPGLPPVREIDFGIDLLLETQPISTPLYRMAPTELRELQQ from the exons ATGGGTCAACCCCAAATTGTTATGCCAGATCAAGTGCAAAGGCATGGAGTTCAGAATGCTCTACCACCAATGCCAAATGTTGTACCTAATGTTGCCTTACCTGCAGATGTAGTGGCAAGGTTATTGAATATGTTAGAGGCATTTGTGCCTACTCAGGGAGGAAGTTCAGCTCCTCATGCTACTTTACGGACACAAGCACCTGCACAGACCCAGATTTTCGGGAATAAGAAA GTTCCGATAATTCAGCAGATCCTCAAATTTTTTGGATGGGACACTCAAGGCATTGTTCTTGGATGTTCTAGTGAGAGAGTCGTGGAGCTCGCAACATACAAACTAGAGGATATGGCCAACACATGGCATGAAACTGTATTGCTAGGAAGGCCAGCAAGAGCAGCACCACTGACATGGGACGAGTTCACTAAGTTGTTCAAGAATCATTTCCTTCCCGACAGCCTAATGCAAAAATATGCTAGAGACTTTGAAAGATTGGTTCAGACTCCAGATATGGATGTGTCAACATATAACACTAAGTTTTATAAGTTGGCTATATATGCTCCTTATTTAGTGCCTACCGAAGAAGCTCGAG TTGACCTTGCTAGAAATATTGAAAATAAGGGACGTAATGAGCGTGCAGCTAGTGATTTACGTAAGAAGGCTAAGACAGGAGGGGCTTTTAGTGGCGGTTTTAGTGAAAATAGAAGAGTGGGTAATcagggacaacaacaacaacagggtTCTCAGATAGGGACACACATATCTTCACAGTCCACATACAGATCACAATACAGACAAG GTGCTATAGGTACAGGAAATAGAGGTCGAGGTGCTAGAGACCGTGCTACTATGAATCAAGGACAAGGGAATGCTGGTGGAG TTGCTACTCCTGTTGGAGAGTCTCTGTTAGCTGAATACGTGTATCATGCTTGTCAGATTCGGGTTGAGGATAGAGATACTCTAGCTGACCTTATTgtacttgatatgattgactttgacatgctgatgggaatggattggttatcttcttgCTATGCTATAGTCAATTGTCATGCAAAGATA GCTCAACGACTTCTGAAGAAAGGTTGCTTGGGTCTCTTAGATATTGTAAATGACACAAGAAAGGAAACAGTTAGTATAGAAAATGTATCAGTAGTGAGtgaattttctgatgtatttcctgaAGATTTACCAGGATTGCCTCCAGTACGAGAAatagactttggtattgatttgctaCTTGAAACGCAGCCCATATCGACACCCCTATATCGAATGGCACCGACAGAGTTGAGGGAGCTACAACAATAG